In one window of Equus asinus isolate D_3611 breed Donkey chromosome 16, EquAss-T2T_v2, whole genome shotgun sequence DNA:
- the SLC6A17 gene encoding sodium-dependent neutral amino acid transporter SLC6A17: MPKNSKVTQREHSSEHVTESVADLLALEEPVDYKQSVLNVAGEAGGKQKAVEEELDAEDRPAWNSKLQYILAQIGFSVGLGNIWRFPYLCQKNGGGAYLVPYLVLLIIIGIPLFFLELAVGQRIRRGSIGVWHYVCPRLGGIGFSSCIVCLFVGLYYNVIIGWSIFYFFKSFQYPLPWSECPVIRNGTMAVVEAECEKSSATTYFWYREALDISNSISESGGLNWKMTLCLLVAWSIVGMAVVKGIQSSGKVMYFSSLFPYVVLACFLVRGLLLRGAIDGILHMFTPKLDKMLDPQVWREAATQVFFALGLGFGGVIAFSSYNKQDNNCHFDAALVSFINFFTSVLATLVVFAVLGFKANIMNEKCVVENAEKILGYLNSNVLSRALIPPHVNFSHLTTKDYSEMYKVIKTVKEEHFSALGLDPCLLEDELDKSVQGTGLAFIAFTEAMTHFPASPFWSVMFFLMLINLGLGSMIGTMAGITTPIIDTFKVPKEMFTVGCCVFAFFVGLLFVQRSGNYFVTMFDDYSATLPLTVIVILENVAVAWIYGTKKFMQELTEMLGFRPYRFYFYMWKFVSPLCMAVLTTASIIQLGVTPPGYSAWIKEEAAERYLYFPNWAMALLITLIVVATLPIPVVFVLRHFHLLSDGSNTLSVSYKKGRMMKDISNLEENDETRFILSKVPSEAPSPMPTHRSYLGPGSTSPLENSGNPNGRYGSGYLLAGTPESEL, translated from the exons ATGCCGAAGAACAGCAAGGTGACCCAGCGTGAGCACAGCAGTGAGCATGTCACGGAGTCGGTGGCCGACCTGCTGGCCCTCGAGGAGCCCGTGGACTACAAGCAGAGCGTCCTGAATGTGGCCGGCGAGGCAGGCGGCAAGCAGAAGGcggtggaggaggagctggatgCGGAGGACCGGCCAGCCTGGAACAGCAAGCTGCAGTACATCCTGGCCCAGATCGGCTTCTCTGTGGGCCTCGGCAACATCTGGAGGTTCCCCTACCTGTGCCAGAAAAATGGAGGAG gtgCCTACCTGGTGCCCTACCTGGTGCTGCTGATCATCATCGGgatccccctcttcttcctggagcTGGCTGTGGGCCAGAGGATCCGCCGCGGCAGCATCGGCGTGTGGCACTACGTGTGCCCCCGCCTGGGGGGCATCGGCTTCTCCAGCTGCATA GTCTGCCTCTTCGTTGGGCTGTATTATAATGTGATCATCGGGTGGAGCATCTTCTACTTCTTCAAGTCCTTCCAGTACCCACTGCCCTGGAGTGAATGTCCTGTCATCAGGAACGGGACCATGGCAG TGGTGGAGGCAGAGTGTGAAAAGAGCTCAGCCACTACCTACTTCTGGTACCGAGAGGCCTTGGACATCTCCAACTCCATCTCGGAGAGTGGGGGCCTCAACTGGAAGATGACCCTCTGCCTCCTTGTGGCCTGGAGCATCGTGGGCATGGCTGTCGTCAAGGGCATCCAGTCCTCAGGGAAG GTGATGTATTTCAGCTCCCTCTTCCCCTACGTGGTGCTGGCCTGCTTCCTGGTCCGGGGGCTGCTGCTGCGAGGAGCCATCGATGGCATCCTACACATGTTCACTCCCAAG CTGGACAAGATGCTGGACCCCCAGGTGTGGCGGGAGGCAGCCACACAGGTCTTCTTTGCCCTGGGGCTGGGCTTCGGGGGTGTCATCGCCTTCTCCAGCTACAACAAGCAGGACAACAACTGCCACTTCGATGCCGCCCTGGTGTCCTTCATCAACTTCTTCACCTCGGTGCTGGCCACCCTCGTGGTGTTCGCTGTGCTGGGCTTCAAGGCCAACATCATGAATGAGAAGTGTGTGGTCGA GAATGCCGAGAAAATCCTGGGGTACCTCAACTCCAACGTGCTGAGCCGGGCCCTCATCCCTCCTCACGTCAACTTCTCCCACCTGACCACCAAGGACTACTCGGAGATGTACAAGGTCATCAAGACCGTGAAAGAGGAGCATTTCTCAGCCCTCGGCCTCGATCCCTGCCTTCTGGAGGACGAGCTGGACAAG TCTGTGCAGGGCACAGGCCTGGCCTTCATCGCCTTCACCGAGGCCATGACACACTTCCCTGCCTCCCCGTTCTGGTCCGTCATGTTCTTCCTGATGCTCATCAACCTGGGCCTGGGCAGTATGATCGGGACCATGGCGGGCATCACCACGCCCATCATCGACACCTTCAAGGTGCCCAAGGAGATGTTCACAG TGGGCTGCTGTGTCTTTGCATTCTTCGTGGGGCTCTTGTTCGTCCAGCGCTCCGGAAACTACTTTGTCACTATGTTTGATGACTACTCGGCCACCCTGCCACTCACCGTCATCGTCATCCTTGAGAACGTCGCCGTGGCCTGGATCTATGGAACCAAGAA GTTCATGCAGGAGCTGACGGAGATGCTGGGCTTCCGGCCCTACCGCTTCTATTTCTACATGTGGAAGTTCGTGTCTCCGTTGTGCATGGCTGTGCTCACCACGGCCAGCATCATCCAGCTGGGGGTCACACCCCCGGGCTACAGCGCCTGGAtcaaggaggag GCTGCCGAGCGCTACCTGTATTTCCCGAACTGGGCCATGGCGCTCCTGATCACCCTTATCGTCGTGGCCACGCTGCCCATCCCTGTGGTGTTCGTCCTGCGGCACTTTCACCTGCTCTCTGATGGCTCCAACACCCTCTCCGTGTCCTACAAGAAGGGCCGCATGATGAAGGACATCTCCAACCTGGAGGAGAATGACGAGACCCGCTTCATCCTCAGCAAGGTGCCCAGCGAGGCGCCCTCCCCCATGCCCACTCACCGCTCCTACCTGGGGCCCGGCAGCACGTCACCCCTCGAGAACAGCGGCAATCCCAATGGACGCTATGGAAGTGGCTACCTCCTGGCCGGCACCCCCGAGTCAGAGCTGTGa